The Arachis hypogaea cultivar Tifrunner chromosome 14, arahy.Tifrunner.gnm2.J5K5, whole genome shotgun sequence DNA window TGTAAATTGATACCCGTGGGCCGTGGTATTAATTAtgataaagtattaaatttttaaccatcttatatacataaaaaaaattaattatttatatattaaaatatatgtaacgtaatatatgtatttacatataaatatatggtGATTAATTTTGgtctatatataaattttttattaaaattttgaatttttttctaacaagtgatttaaatatatttttaaagatactATAATTAGGAAAttcgaaaaaatatataaactaaatGTATACTTTTaagtttattatatattaaatgccttgagaaaaaattaaactttttatttttagtttttaatccAACAGTTAGTTAAAACTCATTAAATAAACCCTAAAATgagattgaattaaaaataactaaaaatttggaaaactaaaattgtaaataaaataatcaaCTTATTTTTAATCCCAAAtcacttttgaattttaaaaatatcttattgggctaaatattttaatttaaattatttgataaCCTAATAAACATGTATATGCAGATGGAAAATTATTTTAACTTGGTCAAAAGCTCTTGTTTAAAATTTGagttttactaaattttaaaagagaaaagGACAGATTTTGATTATGCCTACCATTATTGAAAGGGATTCAATAGTTTGGTTGtccaatcctttttttttttaataacataaTTAACAACTTGTTACTACGGCCAAAAGTGTGAAAATATTTTATTGCAGTTTATTTTCACCAAGTGTAGGCTATGTAGCTGCACCATTATCTTATCTTTCGCTATTTTTCATGTCACTGTATTTTGTATTCTTATCTCTTAGCTTTTACTTGATAAAAATGCCACTTCACAATATAGTGTTTAATAAATCACTATTCAATCctaaaattttatacatattactaaaattttttaccaCTGAACAATTGCTAATAACTTGTGatcttaataaataattttttttaagagaattATCTTCCTTAAAATCTATCTCTAAGTCTTTATTATCACACGAATACTTCtttgtttaaattattattaaaattttattattacaaatttgacaaattcagtttaaaattttatacttGTTATGTTAggaattattatttattagatcGATTATACatctaaacaatatttttttctaaatccaACTAAGTAAATTTAACACTAATAAAAATTACTCTTATTAAAAAGAGCGTGACACGCACACATCATTCTTCCAATCAAGTCATTTAGGGCTTCACGTTATCATCGTCGTCGTCTTTTTCTttgcgttcctcctcctccttctcctcttgctccttctccttctccttctccttctttttctatgCGTGTTTTCTCCTCATCGTCATTTTTTTGTTGCTGCTGTTACTGTTGTTAttgcagtagaaggtgaggagaaaaagttttgaattgtgcaggatAATTAGTCCTAAATaatgcaccttaattcactcagaaatgaatcgaaattatataatgattgcgacataattaactcagaaatgaaccgaaattacataatgattgtgacacaattaactcagaaagaAAGAGAAGCGGAGAACAATAATAAAGAATCTGCAGGTTTGAGAAGCAATGTATgttaataataaaagattttcAATATGAACTTAGAGATTTTCGCATGTAGATTTCAAGTTGAACTGAGGAGAATTTAGCTACAAcagagaaaaagatttaaaaaaaaggcCTTTTAGAAAAAAATGAGTATATTCATGGTATCTTatattaaattcataattcatatcaATACTGTTTGGGAGATTTCATTTTCTGGGATTGTGAAGATTAATGAAATGCTTTTTTTTCTCTATCTTTGTAGAATACTTGAAAAATATTCATTGTATAcattattttttgttatgtttttttttttattcaattttactgATTTTCTAAGGTCTATCCAAGAGATAAActcaaatttaacacataaactAAAAAAAGTGTTAAGTTTGAGTAAATcaagaagaattttgaaaaaataaaataagaaggaaaatatgaagaagaaaaagatgaaaaagaagaagaaacagaaaaagatgaggaggaagaggagaaagagttttgaattgtgcaggacaacaagtccaaatgcaccttaattcactcagaaatgaatcgaaattatatAATGgattgcgacacaattaactcagaaatgaacaGAAATTACATAACAATTGCAACACAATTAATtcagaaatgaaccaaaaattaccataatgattgcgacacataaactcagtttgaaaacaagcacacaaacaagactaaatcatgaacaaaaacacatccaaaatcaattttggatcagaCAACATCATTaatatgtttcttctttttttatttgatattttttttctctttttcttggttttattcctcttaagagagtaaataaaaaagaattttgagaaaatgaaataagaaggtgaagatgaagaagaaaaagatgaaaaagaagaagaagcagtagaagatgaggagaaagagttttgaattgtgcaggacAACAAGTCCAAATACACATTAATTCACTcaaaaatgaatcgaaattatataatgattgcgacacaattaactcagtactgaactaaaattatataataattgtgATTGTGTACTAAAAAATATAAACCTTTTTgtacataaataatttttataatgacCTACAAATATGGTCAAACAAGAGTCAAGTTCCTCCTAAAGGTATTGGGTAAAATGATGAAACCCAAAAGAACACATTGAGCAGTTGAATTTCTTTTCCGTGGGAACTAAATTGGTGAAAGTGGATTGGTTGGATTTGGAGTGTAAAGAGCGTCATCTAGTTgaaagaaaaccaaactaaatgtCCCTTCACTGATGTCACATGTCATGAGCTTTAGTTTAACGTGTGAGAATCAACTTCCTTCATTGAACAGTTGAAAAGACTTAAAGTGACAGGTATACctaaaaatattttggaaaaaggaGTAAATCAAATATCAGACTAAAACTATTGGACAATAGATTTCTTCTGGTTTTACACTATAAAAGGATCTCAAACCACCTCTTTAAAGCAGAGCTTCTTTTCTGAAAACCTTTTACcttcttttttatttctgaagTTGAGAAGCTAAAAAACCCATCTTTTCCTCTCCtcaaaattcctctccttgtTCATCGTTTTCATTCATCATCTTCACTAGTAAAAACTGGCATTTGGTTGATCCACCAGAACACTTGACAACCATTAACCCACCCTTGTCCACTTTAAACAAAGCTCATTCATCCTCTTGTGACATTAGTGGAGGTCTCAACACTTGTTCTCCACCTCTATTCCTCATTATTAGTTCCTATATTACTTATTCGTCATTAATAGAAGTGTTTTCCTCACAAGTATAATTACCTTGAATCTCTCatcttaactattattttttcACTTAATCTATTTTTCATGAAACTCATCTAAATCAaattgcgacacaattaacttAGTTTGAAAACAATCACATAAATAAGATTGAATAATGAACAAAAACATATCAAAAACCAATTTTGAATCAGACAACATCATCaacatggaaaaattcaacaataacaataacaataacaataacgatGATATGTATAAGAAGAAGATTATGATAACGATAATGATGATAATCATGATGACgatggaggaggagaagaaaaaagaggaagaagaaaaaattcaaatgaaaaaaCAAGAAGAATGAGGTGATggtagaaagataaaaaaaaaagtgcataaatttaaaatacttagATAGACTTGATTATAATTATGACTTAGATgtagaattttattgattgtttatGTCATATGAAAAATTCAATACTATTAACAATTATAACAATGGTTATGTTATGGAGTATAAGACTTTTAATAAAGAGTATAAATGATCTTTttcataatgaaaataaaaataacaaatacaaATATAATAGAATTTTACTTTTTTGCAAATGcaatagaaaatttttaaaaacatttagctacaatttttatttttcattaggcTTCATTATTTACCAATAATGATTTTTTAGAGTTTAAttaaagaatcaattttttaaactaatattagctaattttttttgaaagtgatattttttatcttaaagtTTTATATCATAaagtttaaattataaattataaattattcaaaaaataaaaatttctataAGTCAAACGCtaataaatttgaatttaatattaattaattaaaaattaattctaatttcCAAATACGAATTCATTTTCTTATAAGAGACTTTTAATAtgcaaaaattaattatattaacatACACAAGAAATAGTTTTccgatatttttctattttgtttttttccCTCTCTGACACACTacacactttctctctcctcccaCTTTTGAAGTTGAAAGTTGAAACCTTTCTCTCTCTCCGTCCCAACCCAACCCAACACACACTCAGAAATCagaatatcttcttcttcttcttcttcttcttcttcctctaaacCTCATCAACTTGATCATCTACTCTCTCACTTTCTCACTCAGTAAATTCCTTCGTACTTTCACTTCTCTCTCTCTCGTtcacaattttaattttgttttaaaatagaaaaggaggaaaaaaatgttggtattttttttaacttctgttGTAAGTTGCTTTtgatcttctttttctctttctttttttttttatttaatgtttattATCTTATCTCACTtctcttttccttcctcttttaGATGAACTGCACCGAAAGCTCAGCTTCTCACTGAAGCAAAAGCCTTGAACTTGTTTGAAAATAACAAAAGGGGTGAAGGGGCATGCCTACTTTTTAGGGTataggagaaggaagaagaagaacaacaacgaCATCATTGATTCTTTTCAGGTTCATCTCAGAAGaggggaaagaaaaaaaaaactatttttttatttgttgttattatatatatttttgcctCCCTTTTTTGTTATTGGTGGCTTTAGACGAAAGGAGCTCAAGTTTGAAGAAGCTTTGTACTTTGTGGGGCTCTAGATGCCTTTTTTTGTTGTTCCTGATGTTGAATTTCATATATAACTCAGAAGAATTGGGGTTTGGTTCTTTATTTTGTTGATGATGTTCATGTAGAAAGGAGAGGATTCTGGGAGGTTGGTTTTTGTCttgaattttgtattttgaaagtaaagtctttttctttttatactttGATTTTCATTGTTTGATTATTATGTGGGTAATGATTGAAATGAGGAATTGGGGTGTATAGTTTTGTAAGGTTGCAGCATGAGTTTCAGAGAAGAATCGGTTCCGGAAAGCACTGAGTCAAAATCAGTGAAGCAAAATGGGTTCATAACAGATACTCAGTTAACAATCGATGAGAGCCTTTTGGTTGATCCAAAACTTCTGTTTATAGGGTCCAATATTGGTGAGGGAGCTCATGGTAAAGTCTATGAAGGAAGGTTAGTGGCAACAAAAACccttttgaattttgatgttaATTGTATTTCATGCCTTAAGTATTTAGTTTTGAATAATGTTTAGTTGTGATTTATGAATTATATGATAGGATACTTTGGCGCCTTTTAATCCATGTAGCTGATTCTATGTAATGGGGCAAGTATGTAAGACCCTGATCCTGCAGTTGTGGGATGCATGTCTACAATTTAGtttttcataattaattaattttatttctcatATGGatcattttatttaaaaaaaaaaattggatgattAAGTGGTTGGTTTAATCAGTGAATATCTAACGTCACAAATTTCAATAACAATGTTGGGATTTTCCCTGTTCACTGCTTTGACTTATATAGGATTAACTATAAAATATGACCATGTCTATGGTATTGAGTTTACCTAAGAACAATTGACTTCAAActcttgattttttgtttttaagttCCAATGAAAGGTCAAAATTGAACTGCTCATGGAGTACCATTCCAACTGTTATAGCTATTTGTATGTGTATCAAGTTATGTAGGTGTGGATTTAATGATTTTCCAGGTATGGAGAGAGAATTGTTGCAATCAAAGTTTTAAATCGTGGGAGCACTTCTGAAGAAAGAGCTGCCCTTGAAAATCGGTTTGCTCGGGAAGTTAATATGATGTCTCGTGTCCACCATGAGAATCTTGTTAAGGTGAGTTCTATTGTAGCTATTATAATTTCTCTCTGTGTATTGATCTGTTGTATCTTATGTGATAATGAGAAGTTATGTTATATTCTTTCGCTCGGTACTAGTATGAGTGATGATTTCCACTCTTTAGAAGATAATGCTGTCACtgattgtttttttctttttatttttctttttgtggtTGCAGTTTATTGGAGCTTGTAAGGATCCTTTGATGGTGATCGTTACAGAATTATTGCCTGGGATGTCACTGAGGAAATACTTAACAAGTATCCGTCCGAAGTTACTAGACCTTCATGTTGCTATAAACTTTGCCCTTGATATTGCTCGGGCCATGGATTGGCTACATGCCAACGGGATCATACATAGAGATCTGAAGCCCGGTACTATTTTGCGTAATTTGATTAATATCATTATTTGTAATTTGGTTTATTGAAATTAGATGTCTGTCATGGATGTTGTGGCCTTAGTATCCTTAGGTATTTCGGGTCTTATTTTGCTTCATTGTGAATTTGGTAGTATAAAATGTTACAAAACAGGAAAGTCTACTATTTAATCATAGATTAAAATTTAATGATAGTGATTTTATGTATTAATGCTACAGTGAAAAATATAGGTATATGTGATGTATTGAAGCCATGTTGTGTTAGTGTGGTTCTCTTCAACTTTGTTTTTGAAACTTTGACAATGCAGACAATCTGTTGCTTACGGCAAATCAGAAGTCTGTTAAACTTGCAGATTTTGGTCTCGCAAGAGAAGAATCCGTGACTGAAATGATGACAGCAGAAACCGGAACTTACCGATGGATGGCACCAGAGGTATGTTGTAACCTTGG harbors:
- the LOC112743832 gene encoding serine/threonine-protein kinase STY13 isoform X1, which produces MSFREESVPESTESKSVKQNGFITDTQLTIDESLLVDPKLLFIGSNIGEGAHGKVYEGRYGERIVAIKVLNRGSTSEERAALENRFAREVNMMSRVHHENLVKFIGACKDPLMVIVTELLPGMSLRKYLTSIRPKLLDLHVAINFALDIARAMDWLHANGIIHRDLKPDNLLLTANQKSVKLADFGLAREESVTEMMTAETGTYRWMAPELYSTVTLRQGEKKHYNNKVDVYSFGIVLWELLTNRMPFEGMSNLQAAYAAAFKQERPSMPEDISPDLAFIIQSCWVEDPNLRPSFSQIIRMLNAFLFTLSPPSPPMQEPDEIEPEEATTSNGTITQYSARNRGKFAFIRHLFSSKRTKN
- the LOC112743832 gene encoding serine/threonine-protein kinase STY13 isoform X2 — protein: MSFREESVPESTESKSVKQNGFITDTQLTIDESLLVDPKLLFIGSNIGEGAHGKVYEGRYGERIVAIKVLNRGSTSEERAALENRFAREVNMMSRVHHENLVKFIGACKDPLMVIVTELLPGMSLRKYLTSIRPKLLDLHVAINFALDIARAMDWLHANGIIHRDLKPDNLLLTANQKSVKLADFGLAREESVTEMMTAETGTYRWMAPELYSTVTLRQGEKKHYNNKVDVYSFGIVLWELLTNRMPFEGMSNLQAAYAAAFKVAAREA